The Drechmeria coniospora strain ARSEF 6962 chromosome 02, whole genome shotgun sequence genome has a segment encoding these proteins:
- a CDS encoding ubiquitin carboxyl-terminal hydrolase 14 has protein sequence MSKLAIAAEREEDRYDTALAAKCLECHARLDIKDDRLASVVDGIIHANTFSRQEEVKAWEQELSSCEHILTLRQHEARTIEQGTLGHCFKCNLRENLWLCLECGNLGCGRKQLGGVDGNSHALSHSKEAGHGVAVKLGSITPQGTADVYCYECDEERIDEKLGPHLAHWGIMLAERQKTEKSLTEMQIEQNLKWDFSMTTEDGKELKPLFGPGLTGLRNLGNSCYLASVVQCLFETADFRTRYCRTDPLPTVQEPAADLETQLRKMADGLWSGRYSKPDDTVGPTSEVRYQRGLAPAMLKHLIGRDHAEFSTMRQQDAFELMLHLLKLIHRSSHGELRDPTNQFRFILEQRLQCLACHKVRYSSIENDSIFIDLPLEKLPSAESDEDQGVKYKPVTLKECLDRFCLAEKVELTCSACHSGLGYSKQSLFKTFPDVLAVSANRMTVVNWVPVKVEVPVIVTEDAILLDKYLSKGLQPTEEELPDEPKVPVPAFVPEPTAMAQMESMGIPANRIRRALHATGNTDANVAMEWLFENMDNPDIDDPLDADGSSRESAGAPDQESIELLQSMGFGAPQAARALQETGGNVERAVEWLFSHPDVDSGPAETESVVPTETIGSTAPPVFELQSIVCHKGNSIHAGHYVAFIRKQLEGQGAQWVLFNDEKVVEAHDVEEMRKFAYLYFFRRV, from the exons ATGTCCaagctcgccatcgccgccgaaaGGGAGGAGGATCGATACGACACCGCGCTCGCAGCGAAATGCCTCGAATGCCATGCTCGGCTCGACATAAAAGACGACCGGCTCGCCTCAGTCGTCGATGGAATCATCCATGCGAACACCTTCTCTCGTCAGGAAGAGGTCAAGGCCTGGGAGCAAGAGCTGTCTAGCTGCGAGCACATTCTCACCCTGCGGCAGCATGAGGCCCGCACCATCGAACAAGGGACACTGGGACACTGCTTCAAATGCAACCTGCGAGAGAACCTCTGGCTGTGCCTCGAGTGCGGCAATCTCGGGTGCGGCCGAAAACAACTGggtggcgtcgacggcaactcGCACGCGCTGAGCCATTCAAAAGAGGCTGGTcacggcgtcgccgtgaAGCTCGGATCCATAACTCCCCAAGGCACCGCCGACGTCTACTGCTACGAGTGCGACGAAGAGCGAATCGACGAGAAGCTGGGTCCGCACTTGGCCCATTGGGGCATCATGTTGGCGGAGCGACAGAAGACAGAAAAGAGCTTGACGGAGATGCAGATTGAGCAAAATCTCAAATGGGACTTCAGCATGACGACGGAAGACGGCAAAGAGTTGAAGCCATTGTTCGGACCGGGCCTTACGGGCCTCCGGAATCTCGGCAACAGCTGCTACCTCGCCAGCGTCGTTCAGTGCCTCTTCGAAACGGCGGATTTTCGCACGAGATATTGTCGAACCGATCCTCTCCCCACTGTCCAAGAGCCCGCGGCCGACTTGGAGACGCAGCTGCGAAAGATGGCGGACGGCCTTTGGTCCGGCCGGTACTCCAAGCCAGACGACACGGTCGGCCCGACGTCGGAAGTTCGGTATCAAAGGGGACTGGCGCCTGCCATGCTCAAGCACCTTATCGGACGAGACCACGCCGAGTTTTCTACCATGCGGCAGCAGGACGCCTTCGAGCTGATGCTGCACCTGCTCAAGCTGATCCACAGATCATCTCACGGAGAATTGCGGGATCCCACGAACCAGTTCAGATTCATCCTAGAGCAGCGGCTGCAATGCCTCGCTTGCCACAAAGTCAGGTACAGTAGCATTGAGAACGATAGCATCTTCATCGATCTGCCTCTGGAGAAGCTCCCGTCTgccgagagcgacgaggaccAAGGCGTCAAGTACAAACCCGTGACTTTGAAGGAATGTCTCGACCGTTTTTGCCTCGCCGAAAAGGTGGAGCTGACGTGCTCGGCTTGTCACAGCGGGCTTGGATACTCCAAGCAGTCGCTGTTCAAGACTTTCCCAGATGTCCTCGCCGTGAGCGCAAACAGGATGACGGTGGTAAATTGGGTGCCGGTGAAGGTGGAGGTCCCGGTGATTGTTACCGAAGACGCCATCTTACTGGATAAATACCTATCCAAGGGTCTCCAGCccaccgaggaggagcttcCGGATGAGCCAAAGGTGCCGGTCCCGGCTTTCGTACCGGAGCCTACTGCAATGGCTCAGATGGAGAGTATGGGCATCCCGGCCAACCGGATTCGACGGGCACTGCATGCCACGGGGAACACGGACGCCAACGTCGCCATGGAGTGGCTCTTCGAAAACATGGACAACCCCGACATCGATGACCCTCTCGATGCCGATGGCTCGTCAAGAGAGTCTGCTGGAGCGCCAGATCAGGAGAGCATAGAGTTGTTGCAATCCATGGGCTTCGGTGCGCCGCAGGCCGCAAGGGCTCTCCAAGAGACAGGTGGCAACGTCGAGCGGGCAGTGGAATGGCTGTTCAGCCATCCTGACGTGGACTCCGGCCCGGCCGAGACCGAGTCCGTAGTTCCGACGGAAACCATTGGAAGCACCGCGCCGCCAGTTTTCGAGCTGCAGTCTATCGTATGCCACAAGGGAAACAGCATCCACGCCGG GCACTACGTGGCATTCATCCGGAAGCAGCTGGAGGGCCAGGGCGCCCAGTGGGTGCTCTTTAATGATGAAAAAGTGGTCGAGGCGCACGATGTGGAGGAGATGCGCAAATTTGCCTACCTCTACTTTTTCAGGCGCGTATAG
- a CDS encoding putative thioredoxin-like protein — translation MSSAFVQRPAPAFTATTVFPGGEFKNISLSDYLGQWVVLLFYPLDFTFVCPTEIVQYNDALPRFRGINTTVLGISTDSHFSHLAWTAQPRKQGGLGPDLQLPLVADKSLRISRSYGVLIEEEGIALRGLFIIDPKGVLRQITVNDLPVGRDVEETIRLVQAFQFTDEHGEVCPAGWMNGSKGMKPDPKGSLEYFAAQEPVVNGNGEAKKRARQE, via the exons ATGTCGTCTGCATTCGTCCAGCGCCCTGCTCCGGCCTTCACCGCCACCACCGTCTTCCCCGGCGGCGAGTTCAAAAACATCTCTCTGTCGGATTACCTTGGCCAATG GGTTGTCCTCCTTTTCTATCCCCTCGACTTTACCTTTGTCTGCCCGACCGAGATCGTTCAGTACAACGACGCGCTGCCACGCTTCCGCGGCATCAACAccaccgtcctcggcatctcCACCGACTCGCACTTCTCCCACCTCGCATGGACAGCCCAGCCACGCAAGCAGGGTGGCCTCGGCCCGGACCTGCAGctgcccctcgtcgccgataAGTCTCTTCGCATCTCCCGCAGCTACGGCGTTCtcatcgaggaggagggcatCGCCCTGCGCGGTCTCTTCATCATCGATCCCAAGGGCGTCCTGCGACAGATCACCGTCAACGACCTCCCCGTCGGACgtgacgtcgaggagacgaTCCGCCTCGTGCAGGCTTTCCAGTTcaccgacgagcacggcgaggTGTGCCCGGCTGGTTGGATGAACGGCAGCAAGGGCATGAAGCCGGACCCCAAGGGCAGCCTCGAGTACTTTGCTGCCCAGGAGCCGGTGGTGAATGGAAACGGAGAGGCGAAGAAGAGGGCCAGGCAGGAGTAG
- a CDS encoding Regulator of G protein signaling superfamily: MGSELGVTANSRPEPVLDAVGIWWACWASGWTASVIAGMAFLLSRRHLPALRIRGLGLSLAAVGMLHLYWISVQLGYVLGPLVPGQVEFWIMGVYLPFGIALFHASNSRFLHIAKTQRRYAEKRGADVPVEARPEHGLAGRFRRLEYTTKILVVVGLGMFVQLLLTILMFLISRKWHGDWGIPGTEVRGGEMEQKMEMGRGWEWWPSLFWQFFWAWIVAPVVLWKARGIRDTQGWRFQTVACAIVNLHATPMWLIALYVPAMEPINRYWIPPQWIAVSIMMTEVFTIFLPCCEVMRQQALRKETLDSIAQWESKNQVAMASGTKSLHSASTVVESIMSGWASTNGSVRTNGSGESILTMSALEHVLERRPMPLQEFAALRDFSGENIAFLTNVAEWRNSLPAAVREGGAKDSHARELVLERFDSALRIYAEFISVRDAEFPINISSKDLKQLETVFERAARIMYGDKGEVEPATLFDTPAYSVASSRGSEKLTGEPMASRLMHDRVQFCGEIPDEFDETVFRDAEKSIKYLVLTNTWPKFVKHWRSCLDSVDVMEAGNDVFETARRRFSR; the protein is encoded by the exons ATGGGATCGGAGCTGGGTGTCACCGCAAACTCCAGGCCGGAGCCGGTGCTCGATGCCGTTGGCATTTGGTGGGCATGCTGGGCGAGCGGTTGGACGGCAtccgtcatcgccggcatGGCCTTCCTCCTATCCCGTCGCCACCTGCCGGCTCTCCGCATCCGGGGACTCGGCCTCTCGCTCGCGGCCGTCGGGATGCTTCACCTGTACTGGATATCCGTCCAGCTCGGCTACGTGCTGGGACCGCTGGTGCCCGGCCAGGTCGAATTCTGGATCATGGGCGTCTATCTGCCCTTTGGCATCGCGCTCTTCCATGCCTCCAACAGTCGATTCCTGCACATTGCCAAGACGCAGAGGAGGTATGCCGAGAAGCGCGGTGCGGATGTGCCGGTCGAAGCTCGCCCCGAGcatggcctcgccggccgcttccgccgcctcgaATACACGACCAAGATactggtcgtcgtcggcttgggCATGTTCGTCCAG CTGCTCCTCACAATCTTGATGTTCCTCATCTCCCGCAAATGGCACGGCGACTGGGGGATTCCGGGTACCGAGGTTCGCGGTGGCGAGATGGAGCAGAAGATGGAGATGGGCCGAGGCTGGGAATG GTGGCCCTCGCTATTCTGGCAGTTCTTCTGGGCCTGGATCGTCGCACCCGTCGTCCTCTGGAAGGCGCGCGGCATCCGCGACACCCAAGGCTGGCGGTTTCAAACCGTAGCATGTGCCATTGTCAA CCTGCATGCGACGCCCATGTGGCTCATCGCCCTCTACGTTCCCGCCATGGAACCCATCAACAGGTACTGGATTCCACCCCAGTGGATAGCCGTCTCCATCATGATGACCGAGGTGTTCACCATCTTCCTTCCCTGCTGTGAGGTGATGCGCCAACAGGCGCTGCGGAAGGAGACGCTCGACTCCATCGCCCAGTGGGAATCGAAGAACCaggtggcgatggcgtcgggcACCAAATCGCTCcactcggcctcgaccgtcgtcgagtccaTCATGTCCGGCTGGGCGTCGACCAACGGCTCGGTCAGGACGAACGGCTCGGGCGAGAGCATCCTCACCATGAGCGCGCTCGAGCACGTTTTGGAGCGCAGACCGATGCCGCTCCAGGAGTTTGCCGCCCTGCGCGACTTTTCGGGCGAGAACATTGCCTTCCTCACCAACGTGGCCGAGTGGAGGAACTCGCTtccggccgccgtccgcgAGGGCGGTGCCAAGGATTCGCATGCGAgggagctcgtcctcgagcgctTCGACAGTGCTCTCCGCATTTACGCCGAGTTCATCAGCGTCCGCGACGCCGAGTTTCCCATCAATATCTCGTCAAAGGACTTGAAGCAGCTCGAGACCGTTTTCGAGCGCGCGGCGCGCATCATGTACGGCGACAAGGGCGAAGTCGAGCCCGCGACCTTGTTTGACACGCCCGCATACTCGGTCGCATCCTCTCGAGGGTCCGAAAAGTTGACGGGCgagccgatggcgagcaggCTGATGCACGACCGGGTGCAGTTCTGCGGTGAGATACCGGATGAGTTTGACGAAACGGTCTTCCGAGATGCCGAGAAGAGCATCAAGTATCTCGTGCTAACCAACACATGGCCCAAGTTTGTCAAACATTGGAGGTCCTGCCTCGATTCCGTTGACGTCATGGAGGCTGGGAACGATGTCTTTGAGACGGCACGGAGGCGGTTCTCGAGGTGA
- a CDS encoding NTPase: MGSPSATPSVVVISSKNPVKIAAARDGFSRIFPGTTFDVRAISVPSGVPDQPFSDDETFRGALNRANRARDDLPNADYWVGIEGGVHVHCRAPASGTETETERDTRKIDKRETQAGPIESFAWVVVLDKAGRLGKARTAAYYLPEETAKLLRDGMELGHADDLVHGRTNSKQHSGSVGILTDDAVDRASYYTQAVILALIPFKNPRLTFA, from the coding sequence ATGGGCTCCCCTTCCGCCACGCCATCGGTTGTCGTCATCTCGTCGAAGAACCCTGTCAAGATTGCCGCCGCTCGTGATGGCTTCAGTCGCATCTTCCCGGGCACGACCTTTGACGTCCGCGCCATCTCGGTCCCTTCCGGCGTGCCCGACCAACCCTTTTCTGATGATGAGACCTTCCGTGGCGCCTTGAACCGTGCGAACCGCGCGAGGGACGACCTGCCGAACGCCGACTACTGGGTGGGCATCGAGGGGGGCGTCCACGTCCATTGTCGAGCGCCAGCGTCagggacggagacggagacggagaggGATACCCGGAAGATCGACAAACGTGAGACCCAGGCCGGTCCCATCGAGTCTTTTGCCTgggtcgtcgtcctcgacaaggccgGCCGCCTAGGCAAAGCCCGCACGGCGGCCTACTACCTGCCCGAGGAGACGGCGAAGCTGCTGCGCGACGGCATGGAACTGGGCCACGCCGACGACTTGGTGCACGGAAGGACGAACTCGAAGCAGCACAGCGGGTCCGTCGGCATCTTaaccgacgacgccgtcgatcgCGCCTCCTATTACACCCAGGCTGTCATTCTGGCCCTCATCCCGTTCAAGAATCCCCGCTTGACATTTGCATGA
- a CDS encoding Pyridine nucleotide-disulfide oxidoreductase, FAD/NAD-binding domain protein — protein sequence MEKKEYKLKDLPSLSLALGEKREVEVEGLEGAKVLLVNAAGRIQAVGAKCTHYGAPLAKGVLTASGRLTCPWHGACFDAKTGDVEDAPALDALPVFPVTERDGAVYVTGDEAAIRNSRRSARMNCAVAAAAGAGRERIVVVGGGSGALGVVEGLREKGYAGALTIISNEGYLPIDRPKLSKALLTDPAKLAWRDKSWFEAGSVEWVDGEVTDVDFAARSVSTRSGAKFSYTKLVLATGGRPRRLPLPGFDDLGKVFTLRNVHDAKAIVDAIGATAEKRIVVVGSSFIGLEVANATCKANSVTIVDMARTPLERVLGEKVGASIQRSAEGRGVKFCNGAALDKATCSTSDPANVGAVHLKDGTRLEADLVILGVGVAPETEFLRDNKMLRLEPDGSIMTDENFEVRGLKDVYAIGDIATYPYHGPGGDGKPIRIEHWNVAQNAGRTAAAHMTDPSARRPGFLPVFWSALGGQLRYCGNAANGWDDVVLQGDPAEAKFAAYYCRGETVVAMASMGRDPVMAQSAELMRLGRMASKSQLLQGMDAMDVGVPP from the exons ATGGAGAAGAAGGAATACAAGCTCAAGGACCTACCGTCCCTCTCGCTCGCTCTCGGCGAGAAGCgtgaggtcgaggtcgaaggcCTCGAAGGGGCCAAGGTCCTCCTCGTGAATGCGGCGGGCAGGATCCAAGCGGTCGGTGCCAAGTGCACCCATTACGGCGCTCCGCTCGCCAAAGGCGTCCTGACCGCGTCGGGACGCTTGACCTGCCCGTGGCATGGAG CTTGCTTCGACGCGAAAacgggcgacgtcgaggatgcgCCGGCGCTGGACGCCCTCCCCGTCTTCCCCGTCACCGAgcgcgacggtgccgtctaCGTCACGGgggacgaggccgccatCCGAAACTCCCGCCGGTCGGCCCGCATGAActgcgccgtggccgccgcggcAGGTGCCGGTCGAGAgagaatcgtcgtcgtcggcggcggctccggcgctctcggcgtcgtcgaaggcCTCCGTGAAAAGGGATACGCCGGCGCGCTCACCATCATCTCCAACGAAGGATACCTCCCCATCGACCGACCGAAGCTCAGCAAGGCGCTGCTGACGGACCCGGCCAAGCTCGCTTGGCGTGACAAGAGCTGGTTCGAGGCCGGCTCGGTCGAAtgggtcgacggcgaggtgacCGACGTTGACTTTGCGGCCCGCTccgtgtcgacgaggtccgGTGCCAAGTTTTCCTACACcaagctcgtcctcgccaccggAGGCAGGCCGAGAAGGCTTCCGCTGCCGGGcttcgacgacctcggcaaGGTATTTACCCTGCGCAACGTGCACGACGCAAAGGCCATTGTCGACGCCATCggggcgacggccgagaagcggatcgtcgtcgtcggctcctcCTTCATCGGCTTGGAGGTGGCCAACGCCACCTGCAAAGCCAACTCggtcaccatcgtcgacatggctCGCACTCCCTTGGAGCGAGTTCTCGGCGAAAAGGTCGGCGCCAGCATCCAGCGGTCGGCCGAAGGCAGGGGCGTCAAGTTCTgcaacggcgccgccctcgacaaGGCGACGTGCTCGACCTCGGACCCCGccaacgtcggcgccgtccacCTCAAGGACGGAacgaggctcgaggccgacctcgtaatcctcggcgtcggcgtcgcgccGGAGACGGAATTCCTGCGGGATAACAAGATGCTGCGGCTCGAGCCGGACGGTTCGATCATGACGGACGAGAACTTTGAGGTCAGAGGGCTCAAGGACGTCTACGCCATCGGCGACATCGCCACCTATCCCTACCACGGcccgggcggcgacgggaagCCGATTCGCATCGAGCACTGGAACGTGGCCCAGAACGCGGGACGGACGGCTGCTGCGCACATGACGGATCCCTCCGCCCGCAGGCCCGGCTTCCTACCGGTGTTCTGGTCggcgctcggcggccagctgcGGTACTGCGGCAACGCGGCCAACGGGTGGGATGACGTGGTCCTGCAAGGCGAtccggccgaggccaagttTGCTGCCTACTACTGCCGAGGCGAGACGGTAGTGGCCATGGCTAGCATGGGCAGGGACCCGGTCATGGCGCAAAGTGCCGAGCTCATGAGGCTCGGGAGGATGGCCAGCAAGAGCCAGCTGTTGCAAGGGATGGATGCCATGGATGTCGGCGTACCGCCGTAG
- a CDS encoding putative acetyltransferase protein translates to MTQKTRLAIRAATTADAAAVLGLIRSAYRGESSRAGWTTEADLVADDRIDEAGLLSKIEHPQGVIFVAHDDGGRLAGCCELVRLEKGDSAYFGLFAVDPTRQAGGIGRSILAHAEGEAKAVWGVGRIELRVIWTRSELIDWYVRRGYLDTGRTEPFPYEDLVNGKALRNDLHFAILEKVL, encoded by the coding sequence ATGACGCAAAAGACGCGACTCGCCATCCGCGCCGCCACTaccgccgacgcggccgccgtcctcggcctcatcCGGTCCGCCTACCGGGGCGAGTCGAGCCGGGCGGGCTGGACGACGGAAGCCGacctcgtggccgacgaccgcatcgacgaagccggcctGCTGTCCAAGATAGAGCATCCCCAAggcgtcatcttcgtcgcccacgacgacggcggccggctcgCGGGCTGCTGCGAGCTCGTGCGGCTGGAGAAGGGTGACAGCGCCTACTTTGgcctcttcgccgtcgatccCACGCGTcaggccggcggcatcggtcGCAGCATCCTCGCGCACGCCGaaggcgaggccaaggccgtctGGGGCGTCGGCAGGATCGAGCTGCGCGTCATCTGGACGCGCTCGGAGCTCATCGACTGGTACGTGCGGCGGGGGTACCTCGACACGGGCCGCACGGAGCCCTTTCCGTACGAAGATCTGGTGAACGGCAAGGCGCTGCGGAACGATTTGCACTTTGCCATTCTTGAAAAGGTGCTGTGA
- a CDS encoding mitotic spindle checkpoint component mad2, giving the protein MSTSSSSKVPSSSSRAKDKDKEKSKVHKLSLKGSARLVAEFFQYSIHTILFQRGVYPAEDFTAVKKYGLNMLVSADDQVKAYIKKIMSQLDKWMVGGKISKLVIVISDKDTGEHVERWQFDVGLTMAVLPRQVQISQPPPKSSKSSKSSSRPSDADENSGPQSQGASSSAASQDNKTEVEIQAEIAAIFRQITASVTFLPQLNGDCTFNVLVYADADSDVPVEWGDSDAKEIAGGEHVQLRGFSTANHRVDTIVSYRLGD; this is encoded by the exons atgtcgacgtcgtcgtcgtcaaaagtgccctcctcgtcctctagggccaaggacaaggacaaggaaaAGTCCAAGGTGCACAAGCTCTCCCTCAAGGGCAgcgcccgcctcgtcgccgagttT TTTCAATACTCCATACACACCATCCT CTTCCAACGAGGCGTCTACCCGGCCGAGGACTTCACCGC CGTCAAAAAGTACGGCCTCAACATGCTTG TttccgccgacgaccaggTCAAGGCCTACATCAAGAAAATCATGTCTCAGCTCGATAAGTGGATGGTCGGCGGCAAGATCTCCaagctcgtcatcgtcatcagcGACAAGGACACGGGCGAACACGTTGAGCGCTGGCAGTTCGAT GTTGGCCTAACCATGGCCGTTTTGCCTCGCCAGGTTCAAATCTCCCAACCGCCCCCGAAGTCTTCCAAGTCATCCAAGTcttcctcgaggccgtccgaCGCGGACGAAAACTCCGGTCCCCAATCACAAGGCGCCTCCTCATCGGCTGCATCCCAAGACAACAAGACCGAAGTCGAGATCCAGGCCGAGATTGCTGCCATCTTCCGCCAGATCACCGCATCTGTCACCTTTCTCCCTCAGCTCAACGGTGACTGCACCTTCAACGTGCTCGTCTATGCCGACGCGGACTCGGACGTCCCAGTCGAGTGGGGAGATTCCGACGCAAAGGAGattgccggcggcgagcacgtcCAGCTGCGAGGCTTCAGCACTGCCAATCACCGCGTCGATACCATCGTAAGCTACCGTTTGGGCGATTGA
- a CDS encoding ATP-dependent RNA helicase dbp3 yields MAAAKHTLADSDAAVRPFKKSKVENGVDGVVKKEKKGKDKKKDKKAKAEAPPNSADDNDDEAQRKAEKAAKKARKQEKKEKKLREAQQGQEVEQQDVPRDDAVAVCEPSAEEKKKSKKDKKNKTEQRTDSKPSLGYVQTMSLSNVPEADIDAFLSTKEIAISDPKSKNVTLRPIIEFEHLPSTNLLEKKPSPFAGFKAPTPIQAASWPFTLSGRDAVGVAETGSGKTMAFSLPCVEAVSAMSQKGTKAVIVSPTRELAMQTHVQLAALAALVKLRCVCLFGGSSKDEQRALINKGADIIVATPGRLKDFMSDGTVDLGAARFVVLDEADRMLDKGFEDDIKEILGACPTRDQRQTLMFTATWPQSVQAIASTFMVEPVKITIGRGANGTEGGAVELQANSRITQRVEVLEPRDKEFRLLQILKERQVGKAKNDRILVFCLYKKEATRVEALLARKGIRVGGIHGDLRQEQRTRSLEAFKSGETPVLVATDVAARGLDIPEVKLVINVTFPLTIEDYVHRIGRTGRAGKTGEAITMFTVVDKAHSGSLINILKGAQQPVPDELLKFGTTVKKKTHDMYGSFFKDVDMTQKATKITFD; encoded by the exons atggccgccgccaagcacaccctcgccgacagcgacgccgccgtccgacCTTTCAAGAAGTCAAAGGTCGAAAACGGCGTCGATGGGGTGGTGAAGAAGGAAAAGAAGGGCAAGGACAAGAAAAAGGACAAGAAAGCCAAAGCGGAGGCCCCCCCCAATagcgccgacgacaacgacgacgaggcccagcgcaaggcggagaaggcggcaAAGAAGGCCAGAAAGCAAGaaaagaaggagaagaagctgAGGGAGGCCCAGCAAGGACAGGAGGTGGAACAGCAGGACGTGCCGAgggacgacgccgttgccgtctGTGAGCCTTCTGCCGAAGAGAAGAAAAAGTCCAAAAAGGACAAGAAGAACAAGACGGAACAGAGGACGGATAGCAAGCCCTCCCTCGGATACGTCCAGACCATGAGCCTCTCCAACGTCCCCGAAGCGGACATTGACGCTTTCTTGTCGACCAAGGAAATCGCCATCAGCGACCCAAAGTCGAAGAACGTCACGCTCCGTCCCATCATCGAGTTCGAGCACCTGCCCTCAACCAACCTCCTCGAGAAGAAGCCATCGCCGTTTGCCGGCTTCAAGGCCCCGACGCCCATCCAGGCTGCCTCGTGGCCCTTCACCCTCTCCGGCAGGGACgctgtcggcgtcgccgagacggGCTCCGGCAAGACCATGGCCTTTTCCCTACCCTGCGTCGAAGCCGTCTCCGCGATGAGCCAGAAGGGCACCAAGGCCGTCATCGTGTCGCCGACACGTGAGCTCGCCATGCAGACGCAcgtccagctcgccgccctcgccgccctcgtcaagCTACGATGCGTCTGCCTCTTCGGCGGATCCTCCAAGGACGAGCAGCGGGCCCTCATCAACAAGGGCGCCGACATCATCGTTGCCACCCCCGGCCGGTTGAAGGATTTCATgtccgacggcaccgtcgacctcggcgccgcccgcttcgtcgtcctcgacgaggccgaccgCATGCTCGACAAGGGTTTCGAGGACGACATCAAGGAGATCCTCGGCGCCTGCCCGACCCGCGACCAGCGCCAGACGCTTATGTTCACCGCCACCTGGCCGCAGTCGGTGCAAGCGATCGCGTCGACCTTCATGGTGGAACCTGTCAAGATCACcatcggccgcggcgccAACGGGACCgaaggcggcgccgtcgagctgcaggCGAACTCGCGCATCACCCAGcgcgtcgaggtcctcgaaCCTCGGGACAAGGAATTCCGCCTGCTCCAGATCCTCAAGGAGCGCCAGGTCGGCAAGGCGAAGAACGACCGCATCCTGGTCTTCTGCCTGTACAAGAAGGAGGCCACGCGTGTTGAGGCCCTCCTGGCCCGCAAGGGCatccgcgtcggcggcatccacGGCGACCTGCGACAGGAGCAGCGGACGAGGAGTCTGGAGGCCTTCAAGTCGGGCGAGACGCCTGTCTTGGTGGCCACGGATGTCGCCGCGCGAGGGTTGGACATTCCCGAGGTCAAGCTCGTCATCAACGTCACG TTCCCCCTGACCATTGAGGACTACGTCCACCGAATCGGGCGAACGGGCCGTGCTGGTAAAACGGGCGAGGCCATCACCATGTTTACCGTCGTGGACAAGGCCCATTCTGGATC ATTGATCAACATCCTGAAGGGCGCCCAGCAGCCTGTgcccgacgagctgctcaaGTTCGGCACAACGGTCAAGAAGAAGACGCACGACATGTACGGCTCCTTCTTCAAGGACGTCGACATGACGCAAAAGGCGACCAAGATTACGTTTGATTAG